One Bacteroidota bacterium genomic window, GACCGCGATATCTTGAAGAAAGGAAAATGTTGAAATCATGCTTAGTTGTTCAAATCCACTACGGCAACGATCACTGAAAAGTTGCGGCCTTCACATTCTTCCCCTTGACCGGCGATCGGATACCGGATTGCTCATCCGGCGTTGTGGCAAATCTACCCTTTCCATCCGCCAAACGCAAATAAAAACCCTGGGTATGGCCCGGGCTCTGGATAGCCGATGGAGATCTATTACTTCAACAGCAGCAACTTCTTAATCTGTGTTCTCCCGCCAAATTCTAGACGCGAGAAATAGATTCCGCTTGCAAATTGTGACGCATCGAAGATTGCCCGATGATCTTCTCCCGCCGTTGCCGTTCCGTCGACGGATATCGCTCTTTGCCCAATAACTTTTTCCTGTTGCGTAACCAAATCGTTGATGATCGGTTCTGTCAGTTCCAAAGAATCCCCCGGGGCCTGAACCGCTGGTGAGCCGGTTCGCTCACGCCTTTTTAAGATATAGCGATGAGCAATGATCTAGTTGGGCATGAATTTATCGAGAGTGCGTTCAAGGTTCTCGCCCTTCAAATCATCACCCAGTGCAAGAATCGTTCCTTGCGCGCTGACCAATACAGGGAACGGGATCCCGGACACTCCGAATGACAACATAATTGATTCTTTTGATTGACTGCTTGCGAGCACATTGTCCCAGTGCATTGTTCCTTCGCGATTTCGATACCTCAACACAGTGCTTGCAGAATCATCGTCCGACACGCTGAGGATCGTAAAACCTTGGGATTTAAACCGTTCAAACGCTCTCTCGAGATACGGAATCTCAAAAACACAAGACCCACACCATGTTGCCCAGAAATCGATCAAATAGACTTGCCCCATCATGCTTCTCTCTGAGAAAATCTTCAACGTGTCATCCATTGAACGCAAGGCGAAATGAGGGACCGGGTCTCCCACTCGGACGGTTGGGATGAAGGGGCGATCTCCTGATGCCCAGTTTGATTGTGAGGAGACGTTAGCTTTTAATCCAAATCTTCCTTGAGCACATTTGTAAAGATACCTGACAAAGTACATATTCGGATGATGAGCGAAGATTTCATTCGCCAACTTATATGGCTCTTCACGGTTACCTCTAGACAAAAGGAGAGCAATGTTGGAATGATATACCCACACGGGAGAAGTTGGCGGAATTTCAATCAAATACTTTTTTTCGGTACTATCTTCCGACGCGCTGGGGGATCCAGCCCATTTTGATTCAACATACTGAAGGATCAATTCCTGACGAAGAAGAGGTTCCTTTTCAGTTGCAAGTGCCTCTTCAAAGGTCCGAGTCACAGCTTTCCAGCTGATTGAATCAGCAGTCGGTCCATTCAAACGGTAATTGCCTTTGAACTGCAGTAAGGCATATCTCGCGAGGAGCGATGACGAATCATGGAAAACAATATTTGAATTGTCAAACGGACCAGATTTATCCCATAAAGTGACATCAACGGTTGTTTGTTCCGGGCGGTCGGAAAGAAAAGCTGCTTTCAGACTCCTAAAATGAGGACGGCTGAATTCTGCCATAAGCATTCCGGAGTTGCTCGTTTTCAGGGAGAATGAACCGTCTTTCGACGCCGAGGCTCTTGCATAAACAGTGTCCCCGGTTGGTTCCTTTATGACAACGGTCGCGGAGTCGAAATTGCTCTCATCTAATTGAACGAATCTGCCTGAAAGAGTTATCTGGGAATAGCAGCATGAAGCATAAACAAACACAACGCAGAAAGTGCGTTTGAAAAAAGTCATGACCGCCTCGTTACATTAAGCTTACGTGAGCCCAGAAGTACTGATGCGCGCTGACCAGTTCGTCGATGGCCGGTTGCAGTGCAGCCGAAGATAATAACAAGATCCATCCACCCATTCATTGAAGAGAGCTCAATTCCTGGATTCCCCAGAGACTGATCCTGAAAAAGACTTCTATGCTCAATGGGATAAAGAGCCCATCAGGAATGAGTTCCACACGAGTGTAATGCATCGTTAAATACACTGCCAACCCGATTGCGACGGGAACGGATAAAAAACCTAAGAGCGGAATGGGGATCATGCTTAAGAGATACGGCGCTCCGGCAATTATGAAGCAGCTTAACGTCGTAGCAGGGATCTTTCGAAGACGAAAGACAACGATGTACACGATCGATTTGGTTATCCAAACCGCAGGACCTAAGAGGGCTGGAAGGATTCCTCTCATTTTTTTCAGGTGGTAATTGTTGCTGCCCCACAGAATACGGCTGGTTGCGATTTGCAGAGCCGCAGGCAGATTTATTTTTGATAGAAATCGTAATAATTGGTCAATATTTCACGCCATCGTGCTAGTTTTGCACTGAATACTAAATATTCCGTATCAGTGGCGATTTTGCATCTATTGATATAATAGCCGTCTGACTGCCCCGTTAGTTCGATGATAATGTTCACTGGTGTTTTCTGAGGTCCGAGAAGGTATTGCCCTCCTAGTGTGACTTTTTTCCATAACGACACATCCAAAGGATCTTTCCAATCATTTTCGTCTCCATCTGGTAAGGCGTACTCTGATGTTTGAATGAGGTCAACGTACGTTGCAAACGCATTTTGATTCAGGACTCTGTCTGGGACGGCACCCCGATAAGGCGAAGACGAACTAAAATCGGCGAACAAAATTCTGTAGGGCAATGCAGGACAGGTGAACCACACATCGACACACTCCAATCTATAGTAATTGGTTACGTGGGTCTCTTTCACTTCAGGAATCTCAGGTCGCACACTTCTATCGGCGGGCAAGTTGCTCAAAATCAACTGCAACGCCGGAATAATTCCGCTTATTAAATTCAGTTCTTCTGAATCCCAGGTAGATTCCCCTTTCCACAATATTGCCCCATCTCTGTTCGAGAGCTCGATCGCGATTGTGTGCGTGTATGACGGGGTTTGATCAGCGGATTGGCTGGCAACGGTTGACGAACGGGACGCCAGTGCGCCAATTGCTCTGGCTATGCTCACCCCAAGCCCTGATGATGTGCCAACGCCCGCAGTTGTGGAAATCATGTACGCTTGAGAATGTGCCGACGTGACGGTAGAAGAAAGTCTCATCTTGTCGTTTCTGTCGGTCTTGTAAGATAATTTTACTACATAGTCATATGCACGGCTATTAACGGTAAATCCGCGGCGTGTGATCAAATGAGTTAGAGAAGAATTGAGCTGTTCGGAGGTCAATTGTTCATTTCCCAGGAGCGGAGATGTAGACCCGGATACTTCAATTTTGACAGCTTTTGTCGGGTCGATCACTTGATTTGATTTCAAAGAGCGCACCCAAGGTTGCGAAACACGAAGTGATGGAACGGTTACGCATCCGTTCACGAAAAGGAGAATAAATAATAAGATCGTTTTGCAATACGTATTCATTGAGGCCTCCCAAATGATGAAGTCGGATGTTCCGGACTAATAAGGCTAATTTGCCTATTGGAGGTATGGGCTAGTTTCCGATTACTATCTTGCACCCCTGCAGTATATGATGGTATGAGAGATAGACGGTAGTGTCCCCTCGCGGAATCTCTGCGGCAAAACTACTGCTAATCGGATACAATAGCAAACAGGTACAAAGCGTTTACTTCAACAACATCAACTTCTTCGTCTGCACGAAATTGCCCGCTTCCAGCCTGTAGAAATATACACCGCTCGCAACATTTGACGCGTGCCACTGGACCGAATAGCTCCCTGCTTCCTTCTGTCCGTCGACTAATGTCGCTATTTCATGGCCGGTGACGTCGAATATTCTAAGCTTCACATGGGTGGAAGTCGGCAGGTCATACGAAATATTGGTCGATGGATTGAACGGGTTCGGATCGTTCTGGTAGAGCGAATAGATTTTTGGA contains:
- a CDS encoding thioredoxin-like domain-containing protein — encoded protein: MAEFSRPHFRSLKAAFLSDRPEQTTVDVTLWDKSGPFDNSNIVFHDSSSLLARYALLQFKGNYRLNGPTADSISWKAVTRTFEEALATEKEPLLRQELILQYVESKWAGSPSASEDSTEKKYLIEIPPTSPVWVYHSNIALLLSRGNREEPYKLANEIFAHHPNMYFVRYLYKCAQGRFGLKANVSSQSNWASGDRPFIPTVRVGDPVPHFALRSMDDTLKIFSERSMMGQVYLIDFWATWCGSCVFEIPYLERAFERFKSQGFTILSVSDDDSASTVLRYRNREGTMHWDNVLASSQSKESIMLSFGVSGIPFPVLVSAQGTILALGDDLKGENLERTLDKFMPN